The stretch of DNA CGCCTTCACCAGCTACATCGAGTGGGGCACCCGGCTGGCCGTCATCAACTCGCAGCCCGGTGTGAAGGAGTACAACGCCCCGATGCCGAAATGGAACTGGGGCGGGCACCCTCCGTACCGCGGCTGAGCGGCCGGAGGGGCACCCGCCCCGGAACAACGCGATCTACTTCACGGTCTACTTCACGAACGTGATCGGGTACTGCGACGCCCCGCGGCCGTCCAGCAGGTGGTTGTCGTGCCCCTTCAGGAACCGGTCGAAGAACGAGTCCACCAGCGCCCGGTCGGCCGCCACCGCGCGCTTCGCGTCGACCGTCCCGTTGTCGTCGGTCAGCGTCGAAGCCGGGACCTTGCCCGCCAGCTGCGCCAGCAGCGGCTCGGCGTCGGTGAACGACTGGTGCTGGGAGTCGTTCAGCGTGATGTCGGCCTTCCAGCCCTGCTGGTGCTGCCAGAACGACGCCCACGACGGCTCGACGTGGATGCTGCTGGGGTAGCGGCCGGTGCTGCCCATCAGCAGGAGCGGCTGCTTCAGCCCGTGCAGCGCGACATCGCTCAGGTGCGTGCCGTCGGGGTTCTCGGTGAACTCCAGGGTGCCGTCCAGATTGACGCCGGCCTTGACCCGCGGGTCGTTGTACATCGTCTCCGCCGCCTCGAACCCGCCGGCGGAGTGCCCGAACATCCCGATGTCGTTCAGGTCCATCCCGGCGGTCAGCCGGTGCGGCAGGCTCGACAGCCGGTTCAGCACGAACTGGGTGTCGGCCAGGCGGATGTCCATCACTTTGGTGAGCAGGACCGTGGCCGCCGCCTGGTCGTCCCCGACCTGGGCGAAGGCCGCCAGCAGCGGCGCGTTGTCGACGACGTGGCCGTCCGGGAACTCCGTGGCCGGCGCCTCCCCGGTGTGGTCGATGGTGACCACCACATAGCCCTGCGACGCCAGGTTCTCCACCAGCGTGACATTCGAGTCCCGCGGGTCACCGGCACCGGGCGAGTACAGGA from Catenulispora sp. EB89 encodes:
- a CDS encoding alpha/beta hydrolase family protein, producing MRTSRLVAASLAGVVACGLAASVTLPASASSAVSASKPAKPAKGETLKLPAPTGRYATGESTFRLVDDSRSDPWTPKQPYRELMISVFYPAVHTGGKPFTNQYPAAASALIGASLDSGNNLPAGLVNWAATKTHSVQDAAMAPGHFPVVLYSPGAGDPRDSNVTLVENLASQGYVVVTIDHTGEAPATEFPDGHVVDNAPLLAAFAQVGDDQAAATVLLTKVMDIRLADTQFVLNRLSSLPHRLTAGMDLNDIGMFGHSAGGFEAAETMYNDPRVKAGVNLDGTLEFTENPDGTHLSDVALHGLKQPLLLMGSTGRYPSSIHVEPSWASFWQHQQGWKADITLNDSQHQSFTDAEPLLAQLAGKVPASTLTDDNGTVDAKRAVAADRALVDSFFDRFLKGHDNHLLDGRGASQYPITFVK